GCGGTGGGTTTGGTCGGCGGGACTCTGTAGGAGCGGGTTTACCCGCGAACACGGGCGAAGCCCGTGCCATGCACCGCGTTGCCTGATTCGCGGGTAAACCCGCGAATCAGGGGGGCGCGATCCAACCTGGGCAGTGTCTGGCCCACCGGTGCCGTTCGTCAACGCCGGCATCGCCGCTCATACCTTTGCGCGGCAAATCATTCCTTCGGCTGATTTGACCGGCGCGTCACCGATCTAGAGTGGATCCCAGAGCTGTCCGGCCCGCATCACAGAAAAGGGATACCCATGTTGCAGACGCGTATCATCAAGCCCGCCGAGGGCGCCTACGAATTTCCGCTGCTGATCAAGCGCCTGCTGATGTCCGGCAGCCGCTATGAAAAGACCCGCGAGATCGTCTACCGCGACCAGATCCGCCTCACCTATCCGCAACTGGGCGAGCGCATCGCTAGGCTGGCCAACGTACTGACCGCAGCTGGCGTCAAGGCCGGTGACACGGTGGCGGTGATGGACTGGGACAGCCACCGCTATCTCGAATGCATGTTCGCCATCCCGATGATCGGCGCGGTGGTGCACACCATCAACGTGCGCCTGTCGCCGGAGCAGATTCTCTACACCATGAACCACGCCGAAGACCGCTTCGTGCTGGTCAACAGTGATTTCATCGGCCTCTATCAAACCATCGCCGGGCAACTGACCACGGTGCAAGGGACCGTGTTGCTGACCGACGGGCCGGACAAGGCCGCCGACCTGCCGGGCCTGCGCGGTGAATACGAGCAACTGCTGGCAGCGGCCAGCCCGCACTACGACTTCCCCGACTTCGACGAGAACTCGGTGGCCACCACGTTCTACACCACCGGCACCACCGGCAACCCCAAGGGTGTGTATTTCACCCATCGCCAGCTGGTGCTGCACACTCTGGCCGAAACCTCCGTGCTCGGCAGCCTGGACAGCGTGCGGTTGCTGAGCAGCAACGACGTCTACATGCCGATCACTCCCATGTTCCACGTGCACGCCTGGGGCATTCCCTATGCGGCGACGATGATGGGGATCAAGCAGGTCTACCCCGGGCGCTACGAGCCAGACATGCTGATCAAGCTGTGGCGTGAAGAGAAGGTGACCTTCTCCCATTGCGTACCCACCATCCTGCAGATGCTGCTCAATTGCCCGTCGGCCGCCGGCCAGGACTTCGGCGGCTGGAAGATCATCATCGGCGGCAGCGCGCTCAACCGTGCGCTGTATGAAGCTGCGCTGGCCCGGGGTATCCAGCTCACCGCCGCCTACGGCATGTCCGAGACCTGCCCGCTGATCAGCGCCGCGCACCTGAACGACGAGCTGCAGGCCGGCAGCGAGGATGAGCGCACCAGCTACCGGATCAAGGCTGGTGTGCCGGTGCCGCTGGTCGAAGCTGCCATCGTCGATGGCAATGGCAACTTCCTGCCCGCTGATGGTGAAACCCAAGGCGAGCTGGTGTTGCGCGCACCCTGGCTGACCATGGGTTATTTCCGCGAGCCGGAGAAGAGCGAAGAGCTCTGGCAGGGTGGCTGGCTGCACACAGGCGATGTCGCCACCCTCGACGGCATGGGGTTCATCGATATCCGCGACCGTATCAAGGATGTGATCAAGACCGGTGGCGAATGGATCTCGTCGCTCGACCTCGAGGACCTGGTCAGCCGCCACCCTGCGGTGCGCGAGGTGGCGGTGGTCGGCGTGCCTGATCCGCAGTGGGGCGAGCGGCCGTTCGCACTGCTGGTGGTGCGCGAGGGGCAGAACATCGATGCACGCAGCCTGAAGGAACACCTCAAGCCTTTCGTCGAGCAGGGGCATATCAACAAGTGGGCGATTCCTAGCCAGATCGCCATTGTTACTGAAATTCCCAAGACCAGTGTCGGCAAGCTCGACAAGAAGCGCATCCGCGTGGACATCAGCCAATGGCAGGCCAGTAACAGCGCATTCCTCTCCACGCT
This genomic stretch from Pseudomonas entomophila harbors:
- a CDS encoding fatty acid--CoA ligase, yielding MLQTRIIKPAEGAYEFPLLIKRLLMSGSRYEKTREIVYRDQIRLTYPQLGERIARLANVLTAAGVKAGDTVAVMDWDSHRYLECMFAIPMIGAVVHTINVRLSPEQILYTMNHAEDRFVLVNSDFIGLYQTIAGQLTTVQGTVLLTDGPDKAADLPGLRGEYEQLLAAASPHYDFPDFDENSVATTFYTTGTTGNPKGVYFTHRQLVLHTLAETSVLGSLDSVRLLSSNDVYMPITPMFHVHAWGIPYAATMMGIKQVYPGRYEPDMLIKLWREEKVTFSHCVPTILQMLLNCPSAAGQDFGGWKIIIGGSALNRALYEAALARGIQLTAAYGMSETCPLISAAHLNDELQAGSEDERTSYRIKAGVPVPLVEAAIVDGNGNFLPADGETQGELVLRAPWLTMGYFREPEKSEELWQGGWLHTGDVATLDGMGFIDIRDRIKDVIKTGGEWISSLDLEDLVSRHPAVREVAVVGVPDPQWGERPFALLVVREGQNIDARSLKEHLKPFVEQGHINKWAIPSQIAIVTEIPKTSVGKLDKKRIRVDISQWQASNSAFLSTL